In Stomoxys calcitrans chromosome 2, idStoCalc2.1, whole genome shotgun sequence, the following proteins share a genomic window:
- the LOC131994795 gene encoding uncharacterized protein LOC131994795, with translation MVRQQLYKRQNEIGEYIIKLKQSCLKETARSVAKETCKAQLGQVWQEFKNNHTKLTELGITEEPYFKNKYYEKVNSLVEEICAALETNEDAASQLETGKTESSGLKLQQIQPQENGESKNEKERIAGKRKERIRKLIRKLVGELLELEQLNIKVLLEEAKRSWETQMNQINDLLWELTINHEGSYEDITKEVDEVENLYKRSKTTLILRLDKCKEERCPIKLAEIKIPDFYGNVEEWPSFHDLYKKLVHDAESLSDVEKMFYLKAHIKGEASKVIKHLPADGSNYQPAWEILNQRFGNKRILFQTILDRLLDQPHVCSENAKQVKGLLDTTIECVQGLKAMKCNFEDAVMARVIIRKLDKEGLLLYEQHTKKSKEIQELKDVLEFLEERYQNLEAAGTKKYSSNYNHRQQQPMKSTTLYTDKSACLYCRKQGHLTEECRSLLRLPVAERVSWVKTKNICHRCLNHNQNARCDSTIKCGTCGFKHHSVLHLTKTSTTCVANGTRSVLLATAQVQVKNIHGEMVTLKALVDQGSQSTFLREEAAQILQIPREKANMELHGLGDNLVGVAKSKVKVRIHPRFPSNYSLDVEALILPALASVHLDSSLVHNQGVWKNFQLADPNYYKNERIDMVLGGDVYVDILKNGIHKKHGMLGQHTKLGLMLSGPLTIRVPVAKKGVNVTTEIERFWETEELDMDMVTNDDEKCLDNYAATTKRNEEGRFIVQIPFKEDKELGTSYKQAAARLISLEKKLIKDNAMKHEYSRIMEEYIALGHMKPVKQIHSGKYYLPHQAVVREDSLTTKVRVVFDGSASTNNGRSLNDIMHVGPRVQRDVFNILLNFRLKRFVISSDVEKMYRQIMVDEESQRYQHVLWRKDRNEEIKEYQLTTVTFGTASAPFLAVRTLMQIAKECADTKVKQIIEEDFYMDDLLTGADTIEECLQLRFKISRHLEGYGFHLRKWCSNNEHIVKSSKEDKENEIININETTK, from the coding sequence atggtTCGTCAGCAGTTATACAAGCGTCAAAATGAGATTGGTGAATATATCATCAAATTGAAGCAAAGCTGCCTTAAGGAAACCGCAAGAAGTGTGGCTAAGGAAACCTGCAAAGCCCAGTTGGGGCAAGTTTGGCAGGAATTCAAAAATAACCACACGAAGTTAACCGAATTGGGTATCACCGAGGAACCGTActttaaaaacaagtattatgAGAAGGTGAACTCATTGGTGGAGGAAATCTGTGCAGCCCTAGAGACGAACGAGGATGCAGCCAGCCAATTGGAAACTGGAAAAACTGAATCGTCggggttgaaattacaacaaatCCAACCGCAGGAAAATGGGGAGTCCAAAAATGAGAAGGAAAGAATAGCGGGAAAAAGGAAGGAAAGAATAAGAAAACTTATTCGAAAGTTAGTAGGAGAACTACTAGAGTTGGAACAACTCAATATTAAAGTCTTGCTGGAAGAAGCAAAAAGATCATGGGAAACACAGATGAATCAAATTAATGATCTATTATGGGAACTCACTATCAACCATGAGGGGTCTTACGAAGACATCACTAAAGAAGTTGATGAAGTAGAAAACCTCTACAAAAGAAGTAAAACAACGCTGATCTTAAGATTGGACAAATGTAAGGAGGAGAGATGTCCTATAAAACTAGCGGAGATAAAAATACCGGACTTCTACGGTAACGTGGAAGAATGGCCATCTTTCCATGATTTATACAAGAAGCTCGTACATGATGCCGAGAGCTTATCGGACGTTGAGAAAATGTTTTATCTGAAAGCTCATATTAAAGGAGAAGCGTCAAAAGTAATTAAACATTTACCGGCAGATGGAAGCAATTACCAGCCAGCGTGGGAGATACTAAATCAACGCTTtggaaataaaagaattttgtttcaaaCGATACTAGACCGATTGTTAGATCAACCCCATGTGTGTAGTGAGAacgctaaacaagtaaaaggattACTTGATACAACAATTGAATGCGTCCAAGGGTTAAAAGCAATGAAATGCAACTTCGAGGATGCTGTAATGGCGCGTGTAATCATCCGTAAGCTAGACAAAGAAGGTTTATTATTATACGAGCAGCATACAAAGAAATCGAAAGAAATTCAGGAGCTTAAAGATGTTTTGGAGTTCTTGGAGGaacgatatcaaaatttggaggcAGCAGGTACAAAGAAGTACAGCAGCAATTACAATCATCGGCAACAGCAGCCTATGAAAAGTACGACACTCTATACGGATAAAAGTGCGTGTCTATACTGTAGAAAACAAGGACACTTAACGGAAGAATGTCGAAGTCTGTTGAGATTGCCAGTGGCGGAACGAGTATCAtgggttaaaacaaaaaatatatgccaTAGATGCTTGAACCACAATCAGAATGCAAGATGCGATAGTACCATCAAATGTGGAACCTGTGGGTTTAAACATCATTCGGTACTCCATCTAACTAAGACATCCACTACATGTGTTGCTAACGGGACAAGGAGTGTCCTACTGGCAACGGCTCAGGTGCAGGTCAAGAATATACATGGAGAGATGGTTACCTTGAAAGCTTTGGTGGACCAAGGATCACAGTCAACGTTTTTAAGGGAAGAAGCAGCACAGATACTTCAAATCCCTCGAGAAAAGGCCAATATGGAATTGCATGGACTAGGTGACAATTTGGTGGGAgttgcaaaatcaaaagtaaaagtTAGGATCCATCCGAGATTTCCCAGCAACTATTCACTCGATGTCGAAGCTCTTATTTTACCAGCGTTAGCTTCCGTCCATTTGGATTCTTCGTTAGTACACAACCAGGGTGTATGGAAAAACTTTCAATTGGCTGATCCAAACTACTACAAGAACGAGAGGATAGATATGGTGCTTGGCGGAGATGTGTATGTGGACATACTAAAGAACGGAATACATAAGAAGCATGGAATGTTGGGGCAACATACCAAGCTGGGATTAATGTTGTCCGGCCCATTAACGATTCGAGTCCCAGTAGCGAAAAAAGGTGTCAATGTCACTACAGAGATTGAAAGATTTTGGGAAACTGAAGAGTTGGATATGGACATGGTTACAAACGATGACGAAAAATGTTTGGATAATTATGCTGCTACAACGAAAAGAAATGAAGAAGGGCGGTTTATAGTTCAAATCCCCTTCAAAGAAGATAAAGAGCTGGGAACATCGTATAAACAGGCAGCAGCCAGACTCATTAGCCTGGAGAAAAAGCTCATCAAGGATAATGCTATGAAGCATGAATACTCAAGAATTATGGAGGAATATATTGCACTGGGGCACATGAAGCCAGTGAAACAGATTCATAGCGGTAAATATTATTTACCACATCAAGCGGTTGTTCGAGAGGACAGTCTGACTACGAAAGTCAGAGTGGTTTTCGACGGTTCCGCGAGTACAAATAATGGAAGAAGTCTGAACGACATAATGCATGTCGGGCCACGGGTGCAGAGAGACGTCTTCAACATACTACTCAACTTTCGTTTAAAAAGGTTCGTGATTTCTTCAGATGTTGAAAAAATGTACCGCCAAATAATGGTGGATGAGGAGAGCCAGCGGTATCAACATGTTCTGTGGCGGAAAGATAGGAATGAGGAAATCAAAGAATATCAGCTGACAACAGTGACATTCGGAACAGCAAGTGCCCCGTTCTTGGCCGTAAGAACCTTAATGCAGATTGCGAAAGAATGCGCGGATACGAAGGTGAAGCAAATAATTGAAGAAGATTTTTATATGGATGATCTTCTTACGGGGGCAGACACAATAGAAGAGTGTCTCCAGCTTCGATTCAAAATATCAAGGCACTTAGAGGGTTATGGATTCCATCTCAGAAAATGGTGTTCAAACAATGAACACATTGTGAAATCATCGAAAGAAGACAAGGAGAACGAAATAATAAACATCAATGAAACCACTAAGTAA